A window of the Trichoderma asperellum chromosome 4, complete sequence genome harbors these coding sequences:
- a CDS encoding uncharacterized protein (SECRETED:SignalP(1-20)~TransMembrane:1 (n5-13c20/21o196-213i)), producing MHTHFLLALGLVAGSPLVRADMDGGYLKSMFKSRLPVPTSSEFIDSRFYSLWSSFHKIYLEHLASATMSSSVAATATTVVVTTTIEPTEPVFTIGPGSLVPTAFSASGPIETVSFSTTVTQSVSSCNSTCPSITAPPVLPETTRAVQPSKNGTAATSTGGVEPAPAPRSTSSKSRPFPSKTPPPLNGPLNGAPTNAAPAVGTIIVAIAGYLMML from the coding sequence ATGCACACTCACTTCTTGCTTGCCTTGGGCCTTGTTGCCGGCTCTCCTCTGGTCCGCGCGGACATGGATGGCGGGTATCTCAAGTCCATGTTCAAAAGCCGCCTGCCCGTGCCAACGAGTTCAGAGTTTATAGATTCTCGCTTCTACTCGCTCTGGTCGTCTTTTCACAAGATCTACCTTGAACATTTGGCGTCAGCTACCATGAGCAGCTCtgttgctgctactgctactactgttGTTGTTACTACCACCATCGAGCCGACTGAGCCAGTGTTTACCATTGGCCCCGGGAGCCTCGTTCCAACGGCATTTTCAGCATCAGGACCGATCGAGACGGTTTCGTTCTCCACGACTGTCACTCAATCCGTCTCTTCTTGCAACAGCACTTGCCCGTCCATTACTGCTCCCCCTGTTCTTCCAGAAACCACTAGGGCTGTCCAGCCATCGAAGAACGGCACCGCAGCAACATCTACGGGAGGAGTAgaaccagctccagctccgaGATCTACCAGCTCCAAGAGCCGGCCGTTTCCCAGCAAGACGCCGCCACCCTTGAACGGGCCCTTGAACGGCGCACCTACAAATGCGGCTCCAGCGGTAGGCACTATAATTGTCGCCATTGCCGGATATCTCATGATGCTCTAA